The Fulvivirga maritima genome segment ACTTACCATATTGAGGAGGGTAACGCACCTGGTCAATCAGGTTTCTGATATCATCTACAGAGTTATTAGAGGCTGCATCCAGCTCAAATATATTTAATGAGTTGCCTTCACTTTTCTCATCAAACTGATTGATCATTCTGGCCAAAATACGGGCACACGTAGTCTTACCAACCCCTCTGGGGCCGCAAAACAACAATGCCTGAGCCAGTTTATTGTTGTCTATCGCATTTTTTAAGGTAGTAGTAATATGACTTTGACCCACTACTTCTTCAAAACCTGTAGGTCTGTACTTCCGCGCTGATACAACAAATTTATCCATCGCTCGAAGTTAAGAAGTCCCGCTGAAAGTGAAAAGAAAAAAATAAAAAACAGGTGTAACAGAATGCTTCATTGTCTTCCTTAGAAGGTGAACTTAAATCCATTAGTTAAAGAGTAAACGAAGTTATTGATCGGTATAATGGGCTTGTCTTCATACTGAGCAGTGAAGGTGGTATTAAATGCTAGCTTATCGGTGAGTTTTATATTTAATACTGCATCTCCACTTACTCTATGTCTGAATACTTCAGAATCATAATCATAACCTCCCTGGTAGTAAAGTATGATGTTAAACCCTACATTTTCATTAATAGTAAGTTTTGACGTGATGTAGTTAGAGGTTTTCCAAATGTTTTTGTTAATGATTTCTCCTTTGGTTTCCAGAGAGTTCCAGTTTTCTCTTTCATACATAGCACCTATACCCATGAATATTTTGTTTTTCTCAGACTTTTTTTAATCGTATTTTTATACCTGCTCCCTGTAAAAAACGAAAAGGCATCTGCCTACCATTATCATATTGCACCTGAGTAAAACTCTCATAAGAAAGTTTTCTTTTCCTTAAAAAATTAATGCGGAAATGAGTATACCCCGTACTGATAAGCGGACCTCCGGTAGATTTTATATAACTGACTTCATTAATTAATATGTAGGCGTGTTTCTTACCAACATATACTAGATCAGAAGAGCCTTCAAGACCTGTGTAAGTGATATTTTCTTCTGCCGTGGCACTTTTGTTATTTAGGTCAAACTCTATATTAATGCTTCCCATAAAATAATTAGAAGAGTCAGAATCTATACTACCCTTGTCTACCTTGAGGATCTGAGCTGAGGCTAAATTTGTTATAATAAAAAAGCTTAACGTAAATAAAAATACTTTCATTGAGATGTTGATTAAGAATAAGTTACGAAAGTATCAAACAGATTTCAGGTATGAAATAATATGGGATAATATCCTGAATAGGTTGTTTGCAGAACTTATTTACGCTTATATTTGTAGTTCTCTTTGGCAAACCGGGGCCGACCGGTTTTGACAGGATGTGTGATTACGTGGGTAAGCATGCAGGCTCATGGGATGAGAGCCTTGAAAGATAGTTCCACAACACAATTGGCGAATCTAATTACGCCATGGCTGCCTAATCTTAACAACTAGTTAAGATGACAGGCTTAATCGGTTGAGCTGCCAGACGCAGTTCCCGGGCCACGTTCCACAAAACCTCTGTTCTGCAGGTTTTGAAATTGGGATGTCGAATAAGCAGAACTAGTGCCGGCAGGGTTGTGATGCCAGTGCGAAATTGATCGCAACTAAGGTAATGTTTGGCTGTTGTCGGCCTGGCTTTACCCGACAATCTGATGACAACTAAGCATGTAGAAGACACGATAGTTGCCTTCACTGGACGAGGGTTCGAATCCCTCCGGCTCCACAATTCACAAGTCAAATGACATCAAAAGCCTCTTTAAGCTATTTAAAGAGGCTTTTTTGTTTAATGCTCATGCCATTTTATTCATATAAAACCAATAGCTAGGTGAGTTATTCGGTGAGTAAATTGATAGTTTGTAATAACTCACCAGAGATGGTGTAAGATACTGTAATTCAGATTGATACATTTTATTTTTTAATATTGAGTTAGTTTAGTTTTAAATATTTTTTTATTAAATTATGAGAGTATTTAAATTCTCTAATTATGGATTCTTTCAGTATACTCTTTTTTTCTGCGAAAAACTAGATCAAAAGATAAGGCTACCCCTATTTATGTTAGAATAACTGTCAATGGAGAACGCGCTGAGGTATCGGCTAAAAGATCAATATTGACAGATCGGTGGGATACAAGATTAGGGAGGGTTCGGGGGAACCGAATAGATGCAAGAGAAATAAATTCGCATCTAGATAATATCCAAGTCAAATTGAATCGCATTCATAATAAGTTATTTGATCTGAATCAGAGAATTTCAGCAAGGTTGATTAAAGAAGCCTATTTGGGTGGAGGAAGCAACAAGAAGACATTAATTGAGGCTTTTGATTTTCATAATAAACAGCTGAAGAATCAAATAGGTAAGGGGTATGCTCAAGGAACTTATACGAGATTTGAGACTACAAAAAAGCATTTAATAGACTTTCTAACTAGAGAGTATAGTTGCGAGGATATTGAATTAAGTGATTTAGATTATGGGTTTATAGTTAAGCTTGAGCATTATTTTAAAGTTACAAGAAACTGTAATCATAATACAACTTTAAAATACATTCGGAATATTAGGAAAATTGTTAATACTGCTATTCTCAATGATTGGCTGGCAAAGGACCCTTTTGGTAAGTATAAAGTTAAGTTTAAAGAGGTTAAACGAGACTATTTAACTCAAGATGAATTGACTGCTTTGGAGCAAAAAGATTTTGAAATAGAAAGGTTGGGGCAAGTGAGAGATGTTTTTGTGTTTTGTTGTTATACAGGACTTTCTTATGCAGATGTTAGGAAGCTTACAATTAAAGATATATCAAAGGGATTGGATGGGGATTTGTGGATATTTATTGAAAGAACTAAGACGGGTAATTCATCAAATGTTCCTGTGCTCTCGAAAGCGCTAGAGATTATAAAAAGGTATCAAAATTCTCCTGAACTCCAATATTTGGGGAAATTGTTACCTATATTGTCAAATCAGAAGATGAATGCTTATCTGAAAGAGATTGGATGCATATGCGGATTAAACAAGAATCTTACGTTTCATGTGGCTCGGCATACTTTTGCTACTACAGTGACCTTGTCCAATGGTGTTTCAATAGAGTCTGTAAGTTCTATGCTGGGGCATAAAAATATGAGGACGACTCAGATTTATGCAAAGGTTGTTCAAGGAAAAGTGAGTGCAGATATGAGGAAGTTGAAATCGCTTATGAGTGAAAATGAGTGAAGGGAGTCAGGTTGCGATCGTTTTTTCGAACTTTTGTCTTTACCCACCTATACCCCCTTGTTTTAATAATAATTAGTTCGGTTAAAGCATTTGATTAATCAAAATTTGATTAACTTACCATTATACATTTAACCGAACTTTTGAGAATGAAATTTGGGTTTGCTCGTGTAAGTAAGAATGATCAAAGCCTGGACCGTCAGCTGGATGCTTTGAAAGCTGAAGGTTGTGAGGAAATTGTGGTTGAAAAACTATCTGGAAGAAAGCAGCAAGTGAAGTTGGATCAGCTACTTTCCAAACTTCGCCGGGATGATACTCTCATAGTAAAAAGTATAGACCGCCTTGGCCGAACTTCCAAAGAGCTCATTAATTTGCTTGATACGTTAAAGATTAGAAATATAGATTTCGTTAGCCTGGATGAGCGCATTGATACCAATAGCATCATGGGTGAAGCCTTGTTTAAGATCATCGCCATCCTCAAACAGATGGAATTAGAGATATTAAGAGAGCGAACCAAAGAAGGGCTAAAGGCAGCCAGGGCTAGAGGTAGAACCGGTGGCCGGCCCAAAGGGACATATAACAAAACTAAAGCCAGTGCTGCAGCTCATAGATATCAACAAGGAATACCAGTGGCAGAAATCCTGACAGACTTGAAGATAAGTAGGTCTACTTTGTATGATTATTTGAGAAGGGAAGGGGTTAAGTGAAAAATAGAAAAATGAATAACTACTCTAAAATTGAGCATTTAATAAGATGTATATCTAAATACGCTGCTCTTCATTTTTTACATTAAATTAGTTAGATTGACCAACTAAAAGAAATATGGGAATGTGTTTCCCTTTACGGAGTTTAGGTTTCATGCCGTGACGTAGAAAAGCAAATCGCACATTCAGGCATATTTGGTTTTTCCTTCGCTAGACCCTAAATTAAAAACAAAAAGAGTCGGAATTTCTGCCACCGCACAAATGACTGAATATCAAAAAATACTAAAAGGGATTCTTGAAAACCGGAGAACTTGGGAAGATATAAAATCCGAACTATCCAAGTACAACATTCATAACACTGAAGAAGGAGAGAAGGACACAAGAGCAGGAAAGATTTTTGAAGTATTAACTCAACTCTATTTTCAATACTCCCCGATTGAAAAAGATAATTTCATTAATGTCTGGCTGTTTGAAGAAGTCCCAACTGCAGTCCGAAACAAACTAAATCTCGGCAACCAAGATTATGGTGCCGATTTAATTCTTGAGGATATTGACCGCAAATTTTATGCTGTTCAATGCAAATTCAAAAATAACGAATCCACACGCCTGAACTGGACGTCAGACAAAATTGCTAACCTTTTTGCTTTTTGCCCCAACGCTGATCACTATGTTGTCTTTACAAATGCTGCTGATTTAGATGAAGTTTCCAAAACTAGGTATAAGAATTTCACTCTTTATTCTGTTACTAACCTTCAAGAGATAAAGTCTGATATATTCCATACTTTTTATGAGATTCTGATTGGATTGGCGATTAGTGAAAGAGTTTTCTTTGAGCCCAAACCTCATCAGAAAGAAGCTATCAAAGATTGTATTAATTTTTTCGAAATTGAAGAACGGGGACAGCTCATTCTTCCATGTGGAGCTGGTAAGACATATACAGCTCTTTGGATAAAAGAGGGTCTGGAATCCAAAAATTGTTTAGTCCTTGTCCCATCATTAGCATTGTTACGCCAGATCAAAAACGAATGGGCAAATCAACGAAAATCAAAGTATCAGTACATCTGTGTTTGCTCTGAATCTGACATAGATAAAGATGCAACAGATTCTATTGTGACCCACACTTATGAAATTGATATAAGGGTCACTACTGACCCGATAGAGATTGAAAAGTTCTTAGCCAAAGATTATCCAGAAAAAGTCATTTTCAGTACTTACCATTCTTTACAATCAATTGCGGATGCAATAAAAGGTGTCGATTTTGAATTTGATTTCATATTTTGTGATGAAGCTCACAAGACAGCAGGTGTTGGCATGAACAAATTCAGCCTTGTTCATGATAATCGTAAAATCCCTTCCAAGCGAAGACTTTATGCTACGGCAACTCCTAGAATTGTTAAAGAGTCCCTCAAAAAGAAATTAGGGGATGACTTAAAGTATGCGTACGATATGAATGATCCTGAAACTTTTGGGCATGAATTCTATCGAATGTCTTTTAAAGATGCAATTGAACAAGATATCCTGGTTGATTATAAAATTGTGGCGGTTGGAGTAAATAACGAAGAACTTAAAGAATACATAGAGAGGAGAAGGTTCGTAGATGCCAAGCTATCTATTGATGAAATAGCCAATAATTATGCACTGGATCATATAATGAATAAGTATTCAGTCAATCATAGCCTAACTTTTCATTCAAGGGTTAAACTTGCTTCTGAGTTTGCAAACCGACATTCACTATTATTCCCGGAAACATCCACGTTTTCCGTAAGTGGAGAGCAACCCACAAGTCAGAGAAATATAGTTTTAAATGATTTCAAAAATTCAGACAAAGCCATTGTTTCAAATGCTCGCTGTTTGACTGAAGGAGTTGATGTGCCGACAATTGATCTGGTATATTTCTGTGACCCCAAGAACTCAAAAGTTGATATTGTTCAGGCGGTTGGAAGGGCTTTAAGAAAAAAGAAGGTAAGAAAATCGGTCTTGTGGTCGTGCCAATTTATCATTCGAAACGATCTGAAGTTGAAGATTCCATAAGTTCGGGCTCATTTAAAAACTTATTGCAAGTGACCCGTTCGCTTTGTGATCAAGATGAACGCCTACAGGATGAAATCAATTCTCTAGCTTATGGGAAAGGTAAGAGAAGATCGTCACGAATTGATATTGTCTCAGGGAGTTTTATTGAAGAGCAGGATACGATCCTTTTGGAAGGATTCGAAGAGAAATTAAGAAATTCACTATTTGATCAAATCGTTGATAAAACTTCAAACAACTGGGATTTGTGGTTTTTCAAGCTCAAGGAATTTCTTGAGAGGAACCCAGAATACCCAAGTCAAAAAACTGATCGCGAACTCTACCAATGGGTTGCCCAACAGAGAAATCGAAAGAAAAACGGGAATCTCAAGAATGAAGAAATCAGAAAGCTTAACTCTATAAATTTTGCCTGGAGTATTGTCGAGTGGAAATGGAATAGACAGTTTGAGATATTCGAAGAATACGCAAGGTCAAATGAG includes the following:
- a CDS encoding recombinase family protein, which encodes MKFGFARVSKNDQSLDRQLDALKAEGCEEIVVEKLSGRKQQVKLDQLLSKLRRDDTLIVKSIDRLGRTSKELINLLDTLKIRNIDFVSLDERIDTNSIMGEALFKIIAILKQMELEILRERTKEGLKAARARGRTGGRPKGTYNKTKASAAAHRYQQGIPVAEILTDLKISRSTLYDYLRREGVK
- a CDS encoding site-specific integrase; this translates as MRKTRSKDKATPIYVRITVNGERAEVSAKRSILTDRWDTRLGRVRGNRIDAREINSHLDNIQVKLNRIHNKLFDLNQRISARLIKEAYLGGGSNKKTLIEAFDFHNKQLKNQIGKGYAQGTYTRFETTKKHLIDFLTREYSCEDIELSDLDYGFIVKLEHYFKVTRNCNHNTTLKYIRNIRKIVNTAILNDWLAKDPFGKYKVKFKEVKRDYLTQDELTALEQKDFEIERLGQVRDVFVFCCYTGLSYADVRKLTIKDISKGLDGDLWIFIERTKTGNSSNVPVLSKALEIIKRYQNSPELQYLGKLLPILSNQKMNAYLKEIGCICGLNKNLTFHVARHTFATTVTLSNGVSIESVSSMLGHKNMRTTQIYAKVVQGKVSADMRKLKSLMSENE
- a CDS encoding DEAD/DEAH box helicase family protein, with amino-acid sequence MTEYQKILKGILENRRTWEDIKSELSKYNIHNTEEGEKDTRAGKIFEVLTQLYFQYSPIEKDNFINVWLFEEVPTAVRNKLNLGNQDYGADLILEDIDRKFYAVQCKFKNNESTRLNWTSDKIANLFAFCPNADHYVVFTNAADLDEVSKTRYKNFTLYSVTNLQEIKSDIFHTFYEILIGLAISERVFFEPKPHQKEAIKDCINFFEIEERGQLILPCGAGKTYTALWIKEGLESKNCLVLVPSLALLRQIKNEWANQRKSKYQYICVCSESDIDKDATDSIVTHTYEIDIRVTTDPIEIEKFLAKDYPEKVIFSTYHSLQSIADAIKGVDFEFDFIFCDEAHKTAGVGMNKFSLVHDNRKIPSKRRLYATATPRIVKESLKKKLGDDLKYAYDMNDPETFGHEFYRMSFKDAIEQDILVDYKIVAVGVNNEELKEYIERRRFVDAKLSIDEIANNYALDHIMNKYSVNHSLTFHSRVKLASEFANRHSLLFPETSTFSVSGEQPTSQRNIVLNDFKNSDKAIVSNARCLTEGVDVPTIDLVYFCDPKNSKVDIVQAVGRALRKKKVRKSVLWSCQFIIRNDLKLKIP